A single genomic interval of Ruminococcus sp. NK3A76 harbors:
- a CDS encoding DUF4261 domain-containing protein: MSNEQNTQEQHEKIIKNMLGFVLLKDANLDWPRFFKELREKWHLDVSDDEVKDGSVVLRINDMLVACSLMPSPVPDHEAENNAKNSVMWTNAAEEVAKHQAHCMIAIMSKNGTPTDQAKLFAKVAASMLILKNAIGIYKFPTCYPCDFYLKTAEVMQHGEFPTPIAVHVGMYLTEGGKMNAYTTGMQFFGKDEFEVVGTLAQPGYLYSFMISVAEYLITEDETLRPGETIGFTEEQKLPLTKSPGAALPIETIKIGLMQG; the protein is encoded by the coding sequence ATGTCAAACGAACAGAACACCCAGGAACAGCATGAAAAAATTATCAAGAATATGCTTGGATTTGTGCTCTTAAAGGACGCAAACCTTGACTGGCCACGCTTTTTCAAGGAGTTAAGAGAAAAGTGGCACTTAGATGTATCGGACGACGAGGTGAAGGACGGCTCGGTAGTGCTCAGGATAAACGATATGCTCGTTGCCTGCTCGCTGATGCCCAGCCCTGTGCCTGACCACGAGGCTGAAAACAACGCAAAAAACAGCGTTATGTGGACAAATGCAGCTGAGGAGGTAGCAAAGCACCAGGCTCACTGCATGATAGCTATAATGTCGAAAAACGGCACGCCTACAGACCAGGCAAAGCTCTTTGCTAAGGTAGCGGCTTCGATGCTGATACTTAAGAATGCCATAGGCATATACAAATTCCCGACCTGCTATCCTTGCGATTTCTATCTGAAGACCGCTGAGGTGATGCAGCACGGAGAATTCCCGACACCGATAGCTGTACACGTTGGTATGTATCTTACCGAGGGCGGCAAGATGAACGCTTACACCACAGGTATGCAGTTCTTCGGCAAGGACGAGTTCGAGGTAGTTGGCACTCTCGCTCAGCCGGGCTATCTTTACAGCTTTATGATAAGCGTTGCCGAGTATCTTATAACCGAAGACGAAACACTCAGGCCGGGTGAGACTATAGGCTTCACCGAGGAGCAGAAGCTGCCCTTAACAAAGAGCCCGGGCGCTGCTCTGCCGATCGAGACTATAAAGATAGGCTTAATGCAGGGATAA